From the Theobroma cacao cultivar B97-61/B2 chromosome 2, Criollo_cocoa_genome_V2, whole genome shotgun sequence genome, one window contains:
- the LOC18608139 gene encoding UPF0496 protein At4g34320, which produces MGNHTSKKTSETSSTINLSGNLPYTTELSSYEAACKLDTDLQTFDTNVQARTNQVINTLAVGVEVRALSFDSLKEVTECLLAMNQEVVKVILECKKDIWKSQELFELVEEYFENSLQTLDFCSALEKCLKRARDSQLLILVALQQFEEESEVGGSRYVRTLEELKNFKAAGDPFTEEFFQIFQSVYRQQIAMLDKLQLRKNKLDKKLKYVHAWRKVSSMIFVATCATVLICSVVAAAMAAPPVAAALAAATSIPLGSMGKWIDSLWKNYENALKGQKEVISSMQAGTYVAIKDLDNIRVLIDRLEIDIEALLQNAEFAIEEEAVKIGIDEIKKKLGVFMKNVEDLGQQADICSRDIRRARTVVLQRIIKPPNN; this is translated from the coding sequence ATGGGAAATCATACGAGCAAGAAGACATCTGAAACATCATCAACTATCAATCTTAGCGGCAATTTGCCGTACACTACTGAACTGAGCTCTTATGAAGCTGCTTGCAAGCTAGACACGGACTTGCAAACCTTTGACACTAATGTCCAGGCTCGAACCAATCAAGTCATCAACACTCTGGCAGTTGGTGTCGAAGTCCGAGCCCTTTCATTTGATTCTCTGAAAGAGGTAACCGAATGTCTTCTGGCGATGAATCAAGAGGTTGTCAAAGTTATCTTAGAATGCAAGAAAGATATATGGAAGAGTCAAGAATTGTTTGAGCTTGTGGAAGAGTATTTTGAGAATAGCTTGCAAACACTTGATTTTTGTTCTGCACTAGAGAAGTGCCTGAAGCGTGCTCGTGACAGCCAATTACTTATCCTTGTTGCGTTGCAACAATTCGAGGAAGAAAGTGAGGTTGGTGGGAGTAGGTATGTGAGAACATTGGAAGAACTGAAGAATTTCAAGGCAGCTGGTGATCCTTTCACTGAGGAGTTCTTTCAAATCTTTCAATCTGTTTACAGGCAGCAAATAGCAATGCTCGACAAATTGCAACTTCGAAAGAACAAGCTTGACAAGAAGCTCAAGTACGTTCATGCTTGGCGTAAGGTCTCAAGTATGATATTTGTTGCCACATGTGCTACTGTGTTGATTTGTTCAGTTGTGGCAGCAGCAATGGCTGCTCCTCCAGTTGCTGCAGCTCTCGCTGCTGCAACTTCTATTCCTTTGGGTTCAATGGGGAAGTGGATTGATTCCCTCTGGAAAAACTATGAAAATGCCTTGAAAGGACAGAAGGAAGTGATAAGCTCAATGCAAGCAGGAACATATGTGGCTATTAAAGACCTGGATAACATCCGGGTTCTCATTGACCGGTTGGAGATTGATATTGAAGCCCTCTTGCAAAATGCAGAGTTCGCAATTGAGGAAGAAGCTGTGAAGATTGGGATAGACGAAATCAAAAAGAAGCTGGGAGTGTTTATGAAGAATGTGGAGGATTTGGGGCAACAAGCTGATATCTGCAGCCGGGATATTAGGAGAGCAAGGACGGTGGTTCTGCAAAGGATCATAAAACCTCCCAACAACTGA
- the LOC18608138 gene encoding probable 1-acyl-sn-glycerol-3-phosphate acyltransferase 5, with product MEVPSANHEMRHRSLTPLRVFRGLICLLVLFSTAFMMIVYCGFLTTVIFRLFSIHYSRKATSFFFSAWLSLWPFLFEKINKTKVIFSGDDVPPRERVLLICNHRTEVDWMYLWDFALRKGCLGYIKYILKSSLMKLPVFGWAFHILEFIPVERKWEVDESNMRNMLSTFKDPQDPLWLVLFPEGTDFTEQKCLRSQKYAAENGLPILKNLLLPKSKGFFACLEDLRSSLDAVYDVTIGYKHCCPSFLDNVFGVDPSEVHIHIRRITLDDIPISERELTAWLMDTFQHKDQLLSNFKSEGYFPRQGLEVNLSAVKCIVDVVLVLFLTSAFIFFTFFSSIWFKIFVSLSCAYMTSATYLNTRPVPVFSLVKTCV from the exons ATGGAAGTTCCTAGTGCAAATCATGAAATGAGGCATCGTTCATTGACCCCGCTAAGGGTGTTTAGGGGTCTAATATGTTTGCTAGTGCTGTTTTCAACAGCTTTTATGATGATAGTGTATTGTGGCTTTCTTACCACTGTTATATTCAGGCTTTTCAGCATACATTACAGTCGGAAAGcaacttctttcttctttagtGCTTGGCTGTCTTTATGGCCCTTtttatttgagaaaataaacaaaacaaaagtcATTTTTTCTGGAGATGATGTTCCTCCAAGGGAACGCGTTTTGCTTATTTGCAACCACAGAACCGAGGTTGACTGGATGTACTTGTGGGACTTTGCATTGCGGAAAGGTTGCCTGGGATACATAAAGTATATCCTTAAGAGCAGCTTGATGAAATTACCTGTATTTGGTTGGGCTTTCCATATTTTAGAGTTCATCCCTGTGGAAAGGAAGTGGGAGGTTGATGAATCTAACATGCGCAACATGCTTTCAACATTCAAAGATCCTCAAGATCCTCTCTGGCTTGTTCTCTTTCCCGAAGGAACAGATTTCAC TGAgcaaaaatgcttaagaagtCAAAAATATGCAGCTGAAAATGGCTTACCTATCCTAAAGAATTTGCTGCTTCCAAAATCAAAGGGTTTTTTCGCCTGCTTGGAAGATTTGAGGAGCTCTTTGGATGCAg TTTATGATGTGACCATTGGATATAAGCATTGCTGCCCATCCTTCTTGGACAATGTCTTCGGGGTAGACCCTTCTGAAGTTCATATTCACATCAGACGCATTACCCTGGATGACATTCCAATATCTGAAAGGGAGTTAACCGCTTGGTTAATGGATACATTTCAACATAAAGATCAATTGCTTTCTAATTTCAAGTCTGAAGGTTATTTCCCTCGGCAAGGACTGGAAGTAAACCTCTCTGCAGTGAAGTGCATTGTAGACGTTGTGCTGGTGCTTTTCTTGACTAGTGcattcatatttttcacctttttctCATCCATTTGGTTTAAGATATTTGTATCTTTATCTTGTGCCTATATGACTTCTGCAACTTATTTAAACACCCGTCCAGTACCAGTCTTCAGCCTTGTGAAAACTTGTGTCTAA
- the LOC18608141 gene encoding dolichyl-diphosphooligosaccharide--protein glycosyltransferase 48 kDa subunit, with translation MGKLWVIFVASISIILPFLCNSFSPETPTDRRVLVLLDDFAIKSSHSLYFNSLKSRGFDLDFKLADDPKIALQRYGQYLYDALILFCPSIERFGGSIDLAAIINFVDSGHDLIIAADANASDLIREVATECGVEFDEDPSAMVIDHTSYAVSATEGDHTLIAGDDFIKSDVILGSKKIDAPVLFQGIGHSLNPSNSLVLKVLSASPAAYSANPKSKLSTPPSLTGSAISFVSIVQARNNARILITGSLSMFSNRFFRSHVQKAGSPTKHEKSGNEQFLTELSKWVFHERGHLKAVNVKHHKVGETDEPALYRINDDLEYSVEIYEWSGTSWEPYVADDVQVQFYMMSPYVLKTLLNNKKGLYSISFKVPDVYGVFQFKVEYQKLGYTSLSLSKQIPVRPYRHNEYERFIPTAYPYYGAAFSMMAGFFIFSFVHLYSK, from the exons ATGGGGAAATTGTGGGTGATTTTTGTTGCTTCGATTTCGATCATTCTTCCATTTCTCTGCAATTCTTTCTCGCCCGAGACTCCGACAGATCGCCGAGTTCTGGTCCTCCTCGACGATTTCGCCATCAAATCGTCTCACTCCCTCTACTTCAACTCCCTCAAATCACGCGGCTTTGACCTCGACTTCAAACTCGCCGATGATCCAAAGATCGCCTTGCAACGCTATGGTCAATATCTCTATGATGCCTTGATCCTCTTCTGCCCCTCCATTGAAC gTTTTGGAGGATCTATTGATCTAGCTGCCATTATCAATTTTGTTGATTCTGGTCATGATTTGATTATTGCTGCCGATGCTAATGCTTCTGATTTGATTCGGGAAGTTGCTACTGAATGTGGTGTTGAATTTGATGAG GATCCTTCGGCTATGGTTATTGATCACACTAGCTATGCGGTTTCAGCAACAGAAGGAGATCATACGTTGATTGCTGGTGATGATTTTATTAAGTCTGATGTGATCTTAGGAAGCAAGAAAATCGAT GCTCCCGTACTTTTCCAGGGCATTGGCCATTCATTGAATCCTTCCAATAGCTTG GTATTAAAAGTTCTCTCAGCTTCTCCAGCTGCCTATTCAGCTAATCCCAAGTCCAAGCTGTCAACTCCACCATCATTGACTGGTTCTGCTATCTCCTTTGTTTCAATTGTGCAG gCAAGAAACAATGCACGGATTCTGATTACTGGCTCATTAAGTATGTTCAGCAATCG atttttcAGATCTCATGTGCAGAAGGCTGGGAGCCCAACCAA ACATGAGAAATCGGGTAATGAGCAGTTTTTGACTGAACTTAGCAAATGGGTTTTCCATGAAAGAGGTCATCTTAAG GCTGTAAATGTAAAACACCACAAAGTTGGAGAAACAGATGAACCTGCTTTATACAGGATCAATGATgatttg GAATACTCAGTTGAGATCTATGAGTGGTCTGGAACAAGTTGGGAGCCATACGTTGCTGATGACGTCCAAGTGCAGTTTTACATGATGAGCCCCTATGTGTTGAAAACTTTATTGAATAACAAAAAG GGTCTCTATTCCATATCATTTAAGGTGCCAGATGTTTATGGTGTTTTCCAATTCAAGGTTGAGTACCAAAAACTTGGGTACACAAGTTTATCCCTTTCAAAGCAG ATTCCAGTCAGGCCATATAGACACAatgaatatgaaagattcatACCAACTGCTTACCCCTACTATGGAGCTGCATTTTCTATG ATGGCAGGATTCTTTATCTTCTCCTTTGTCCATCTATACAGCAAGTAG
- the LOC18608137 gene encoding uncharacterized protein At2g29880 has product MLGVCILDMQFVFIFPDWEGSVADGRVLQDAQREEMDLKCLMKTMSTSSALASQSLKGTKRKWNYHEDVVLVSALIDLHNVGKYNVDSGFRGGYLLELENRLTTKLPDANLKAKPHIESRIKTLKKEWAIIYDMVQGTHTSGFGWDDQRNMVVADDPVWESYIHSHKEVVLFRRKSFPFFNKLSLIYARDRVTGKDAQTAVNILEEMQDRNDTINEETEGENLAGYNFDDEDFSNIQSQTLAPISETTSARKKKRLNETGDPITFESIIAAATILGEIIKEVGIEFSKSVGAKVNIQQKAQELDEILSQVERLTVRERVLASIKLPKSPTFMFVFFSINPDRRLEWLRTFLADR; this is encoded by the exons ATGTTAGGTGTATGTATACTTGACATGCAATTTGTCTTTATTTTTCCTGATTGGGAAGGGTCTGTAGCTGATGGCAGAGTTCTTCAAGATGcacaaagagaagaaatggaCTTAAAGTGCCTCATG AAAACAATGTCCACATCTTCAGCCCTAGCTTCTCAAAGTTTAAAGGgaaccaaaagaaaatggaattatcATGAAGATGTTGTACTTGTTTCAGCTTTGATTGATTTACACAATGTAGGAAAATACAATGTTGACAGTGGTTTTAGAGGGGGTTATTTGTTAGAACTTGAAAATAGGCTTACAACAAAATTACCAGATGCAAACTTGAAGGCGAAGCCCCACATAGAGTCTAGAataaagactttgaaaaaagaaTGGGCTATTATATATGATATGGTGCAAGGGACACATACTAGTGGATTTGGATGGGATGATCAAAGGAACATGGTTGTTGCTGATGATCCTGTATGGGAATCTTACATACAC aGTCACAAAGAGGTTGTCCTTTTTAGAAGAAAGAGTTTTCCTTTCTTCAATAAGCTTAGTCTTATTTATGCAAGAGATCGTGTAACAGGAAAAGATGCACAAACTGCAGTAAATATCCTCGAAGAAATGCAAGACCGTAATGATACAATAAATGAGGAAACTGAAGGTGAAAACCTAGCTGGATATAATTTTGACGATGAGGATTTCTCCAATATTCAATCTCAAACATTAGCTCCTATAAGTGAAACAACTTCAgcaaggaagaagaaaaggctAAATGAGACGGGTGATCCTATTACATTTGAATCAATTATTGCTGCTGCCACGATATTGGGTGAAATCATAAAAGAGGTTGGAATTGAGTTTAGCAAAAGTGTTGGGGCAAAGGTGAACATCCAACAAAAGGCTCAAGAGTTGGATGAGATTTTAAGTCAAGTTGAGAGATTGACAGTGAGGGAAAGGGTTCTTGCTTCAATTAAACTTCCGAAATCTCcaacttttatgtttgtgttttttagTATTAATCCTGACCGAAGACTTGAATGGCTGAGGACATTTCTTGCTGACCGTTGA